The segment GGAGTTGATGCTCGACCTGCACCGACGGTTTGCCCGTTTCGATGCCACCAAGGCCGACGTCACCACCTTCATCGCCAGGGTGGTCGCGAACCATGCGGCATCCATGTGCGAGGCAACCGGATGGGACAGGCATAGCGCAACCAGCACCCTGTCTCTCAACGAGGAGATCCAGGACGGGGATGGGAACCGCGTGGAACGGATCGACACCATCTCCGACAGCCAATCCCCATGGCATGTGCAGGCATCCTCCTGGCATGAGGCCGTCGAACTGCAAACCGATATCTCCCGTCTTTTGGGTCGGCTTCCCCCCTCCCTGCGCAACATCGCCGAACGGCTGAAGGAGACGACCGTTTCCGAACTTTCCGCCTCGGCGGGGATCCCGCGCCACAGACTCTACGATGCTCTTGGAAAAACCCGGAATCGCCTCACCCAGACAGGCAGCAGAAAAAAAAGTCCGACAGATTCCGAATCCCGCCGGTATGTAAGGGGTATGGAGCGATGGATGACCGCTCCAGCATGACACAGAAGAATCCGGAATCGCCTCAGACGGCAGGTCTCGAAAAAAAAGTCCGACAGATTCCGAATCCCGCCGGTATGTAAGGGGTAAGAAGCCAAGCATGACGGCTTCGGCACGAAACGAAACAAACCGGGGCTTGGGGGGAATGCAATACCCAATCGGGAAATACCCCCACCGCAACTCCTTGGGCGGCGCCACCCCCGGCTTTTCAATCAGCCTTGGCGGCATCAGGGACCGGAAGAAACTTTAAGGAGAATATTGCGCATGAACACAACTCTGTCCATTCACGATCTGCCGGAGCAGCCCACTGCCCAGGTGGCCGATCTCGATATCGAGTCGCTGGCCACTCTTCTGGACGAAACCGACGCCCACCTGAACCGCGCCAAGGCGATCAAGGCCAGCATCGACGACGCCATCGCGCACCGCTACAACGACCGGGCCGCTCTGGTCCGCAACCAGAAAAACAAACCCACCGGCATCGTCCGCTTCGACGACGGCCCCTTCATCGTCATCACCGACCTGCCCAAAAAGCCGGAATGGGACCAGGAGAAGCTGGCCGAACTGGTCGGGAAAATCAAGGAGTCCGGGGAAGACCCCACGGATTATGTCGAGGTCGCCTACCGGGTGCCGGAGAGTCGCTACACCGCCTGGCCCACCTCCATCCGGAAGTTCTTCGAGGCGGCCCGAACCCTCAAGGTAGGCAAACCGACCTTCAAGCTCGAACGGCCTGCGGGCCGGGGAGGTTTGTGATGGCCATTTCGCTCGCCTCTCTCAACCGGCAGCAGGCGCTTCTTCCTCCCCGGATTCTGGTCTACGGCGTGGCCGGAGTCGGCAAAAGCACGCTCGCGGCCTGCGCCCCAAAACCGGTTTTCATCCTGACCGAAGACGGCCTGGGATTGCTGCAGGTCACCAGTTTTCCGATCTCCCGCACCTTCGGCGAGGTGCTGGAGGCCCTCGACAGCCTGCTCATTGAGCAGCACGACTTCGAAAGCGTGGTCATGGACTCGGTGGACTGGCTCGAACCCCTGATCTGGGCCGAGGTGTGCCGGATCAACCGGGCCGTTGGCACCGGCGAGCGGGGGCTGTTCACCCAGGAGCGGCCCGCCTTCCTGGCCAAAAATCGCTACGGCCTTCCCCCGGAGATGTCCATGGAGTGGTCCACCCTGGAAGAGCATCTCACGGGCAAACAAAACACCCACACCGCATGAGGAGAGAGAAATGGCACAACTCGGTGGAACCTTCGACGCCTCCCAGGTGGATCCGTCGCAACCGTTCGAAACCCTGCCCCCAGGCGACTACCGGGTGCAGATCATTAACAGCGAAATGCGGGCCACCAAGACCGGTTCCGGGCAGTACCTGTGGATGGAAATGGATGTCCTGGATGGCCCACTGGCCGGACGCAAACTTTTTGACCGGCTCAATCTGATCAATCCGAACCGGCAGGCGGAAGAGATCGCCCAGCGCACCCTGTCGGCCATCTGCCACGCCATCGGGCGGTTGCAGGTGAGCGATTCGGAGGAACTGCATTTCAAGCCGGTGATGGTGAAGGTGGACCGGGAGAGGTCATGGAGGTGCAGTGCTACAGAATTGTCTCATCCTTACCCCCGAGGTTGAGTGGTGTGGAAAGGAAGTACGTCATAGCTAAAGTCGCCCTGGCCAGGGCAATCTCCCTCAGAAAGCCTTCCCCGTCATGATCCCGGGCCAGGGTGGCGATGGCCTCGTAGAGCCCACGGGCCTCGTCGATCTGGCCGGCATTGCCATAANNNNNNNNNNNNNNNNNNNNNNNNNNNNNNNNNNNNNNNNNNNNNNNNNNNNNNNNNNNNNNNNNNNNNNNNNNNNNNNNNNNNNNNNNNNNNNNNNNNNTTGGCTTGCAACTCCCGCAACGGGGCTTCCCCGTCATGATCCCGGGCCAGGGCGGCGATGGCCTCGTAGAGCCCACGGGCCTCGTCGATCTGGCCGGCATTGCCATAAGCGTTGATCAAGTTGAACGCGCCCTTGGCTTGCAACTCCCGCAACGGGGCTTCCCCGTCATGATCCCGGGCCAGGGCGGTAAGCAGATTCAGAAGATCACTTGCTTGGAAAGTCTTGACGCCCCCCGCATACGCGATGACGTTGACCACCATTTGCGCCCAGAACAAGCGTCCCAGGAGACCATCCGGCACCTTCTTGGCCAAGACAAAAAGTCCAGGATGATCTGGAAAGTCCTGGGCGGCGCGGGAAAGGGTGGCAAACACCCGTAAAGGATTCA is part of the Magnetococcales bacterium genome and harbors:
- a CDS encoding sigma-70 family RNA polymerase sigma factor, translating into ELMLDLHRRFARFDATKADVTTFIARVVANHAASMCEATGWDRHSATSTLSLNEEIQDGDGNRVERIDTISDSQSPWHVQASSWHEAVELQTDISRLLGRLPPSLRNIAERLKETTVSELSASAGIPRHRLYDALGKTRNRLTQTGSRKKSPTDSESRRYVRGMERWMTAPA
- a CDS encoding AAA family ATPase, which codes for MAISLASLNRQQALLPPRILVYGVAGVGKSTLAACAPKPVFILTEDGLGLLQVTSFPISRTFGEVLEALDSLLIEQHDFESVVMDSVDWLEPLIWAEVCRINRAVGTGERGLFTQERPAFLAKNRYGLPPEMSMEWSTLEEHLTGKQNTHTA
- a CDS encoding DUF669 domain-containing protein, with the protein product MAQLGGTFDASQVDPSQPFETLPPGDYRVQIINSEMRATKTGSGQYLWMEMDVLDGPLAGRKLFDRLNLINPNRQAEEIAQRTLSAICHAIGRLQVSDSEELHFKPVMVKVDRERSWRCSATELSHPYPRG